A region from the Geobacillus vulcani PSS1 genome encodes:
- a CDS encoding helix-turn-helix transcriptional regulator has protein sequence MNRRREKLINIRKREGMTLQDVADKVGISKPYYWQIEQGKRGLSYEMAVKIARVFNKKPDDIFLVGELTYGEQKEEVK, from the coding sequence TTGAACAGACGGAGAGAAAAACTGATTAACATAAGAAAAAGAGAAGGAATGACGTTGCAGGATGTGGCAGATAAAGTCGGCATTAGCAAACCGTATTATTGGCAGATCGAACAAGGAAAAAGAGGGCTTTCATATGAAATGGCTGTAAAAATCGCTCGTGTTTTTAACAAAAAACCAGATGATATTTTTTTGGTTGGTGAGTTAACTTATGGGGAACAAAAGGAGGAAGTTAAATGA
- a CDS encoding host-nuclease inhibitor Gam family protein, whose protein sequence is MNVLQEFELQEIENQEELKQRFQITGIDSLNWAFRKLSAYKAKAAEVEQLAQAERERIDRWEEEQKKSIQQNIEFFEQLIQEYHAKVLQEDPKAKTLSTPYGKSKARKTKAQPEKADENLLLQHVKENGMTEFIKESVKWGDLKKTLKVVEANGRQVVVDENGQVVPGVVVKPETITFGVEVE, encoded by the coding sequence ATGAACGTTTTACAAGAATTCGAGTTGCAAGAAATCGAAAACCAAGAGGAACTGAAACAACGATTTCAAATCACTGGCATCGATAGTTTAAATTGGGCTTTTCGCAAACTATCGGCATACAAAGCTAAAGCGGCAGAAGTTGAGCAACTGGCACAAGCCGAACGTGAGCGCATTGATCGCTGGGAGGAAGAGCAAAAGAAATCCATCCAGCAGAATATCGAATTTTTCGAGCAGCTGATTCAGGAATACCATGCAAAAGTGCTGCAAGAGGACCCAAAAGCCAAAACACTTTCTACTCCATATGGTAAATCAAAGGCGCGTAAAACGAAAGCACAGCCGGAAAAAGCAGACGAAAATCTTCTTTTACAGCATGTCAAAGAAAACGGCATGACGGAGTTCATCAAGGAATCGGTCAAATGGGGCGACCTCAAAAAGACGCTGAAAGTAGTCGAAGCCAATGGCCGGCAAGTCGTCGTCGATGAAAATGGACAAGTTGTTCCAGGTGTCGTTGTGAAACCGGAGACCATCACATTCGGTGTGGAGGTAGAATGA
- a CDS encoding replication protein → MQLENGYTKIANEILEHLALTKLSPTQFRLILVIWRYTYGFNRKDHEMSLSFLAEATGIHKQRIKQELDKLIENNIVIITEEGSFSKSRKLAFNKDYDTWRLQSTKESTVSGIADTTVSKNADTTVSETAYSTVSEFAYQEIKNINKDLNKNIDDDIGNDHVQSFQLIANRYIQRRGKGLSLSPKDEAAIEKLLQEQIPLDDILTLIDQVFDEYEPKFNGDEIHSFEYVRKVLLSKYHEQKEGEGTDGGTIHKHRRGVSRSAKEGKSYEQALRELEAARRAWGG, encoded by the coding sequence GTGCAGCTTGAGAACGGATATACCAAAATCGCAAATGAAATTTTAGAGCATTTGGCGCTGACCAAGCTCAGCCCGACTCAATTTCGGTTGATCTTAGTGATATGGCGATACACCTACGGGTTTAACCGCAAGGATCATGAGATGTCCTTATCCTTCTTGGCCGAAGCTACAGGCATTCATAAGCAGCGCATAAAACAAGAGCTGGATAAGCTGATCGAAAACAATATCGTTATCATTACCGAGGAAGGATCGTTTTCAAAGTCCAGAAAGCTAGCGTTCAACAAGGATTATGATACATGGCGCTTACAGTCAACAAAAGAAAGTACAGTAAGCGGAATTGCTGACACTACAGTAAGCAAAAACGCTGACACTACAGTAAGCGAAACTGCTTACTCTACAGTAAGCGAATTCGCTTACCAAGAAATAAAAAATATAAATAAAGATTTAAATAAAAATATTGATGATGATATAGGCAACGACCATGTTCAATCATTCCAACTGATTGCTAACAGATATATCCAACGCAGAGGAAAAGGGCTATCGCTTTCTCCTAAAGACGAAGCGGCCATAGAAAAACTCTTGCAGGAGCAGATTCCGCTGGATGACATCCTTACACTGATCGACCAAGTGTTTGACGAGTATGAACCAAAATTCAACGGTGACGAGATCCATTCTTTCGAATACGTGCGCAAAGTGTTGCTAAGCAAATATCACGAGCAAAAAGAGGGAGAGGGTACGGATGGAGGGACGATTCACAAGCATCGCCGAGGTGTTAGCCGATCTGCAAAAGAAGGCAAGTCATATGAGCAAGCACTTAGAGAACTCGAAGCAGCCAGACGAGCGTGGGGCGGGTGA
- a CDS encoding ATP-binding protein — MSKHLENSKQPDERGAGEYECPRCKDNGYIIYKNEQGYDVARECSCLEQKRLRARFKNALIPEEFKNARFDNYIQKSDVQKRLYHTTIEYLKNFKTGGSKYNLGFIAVFGEQRIRELPGAARSEAKAKHNSFGLGKTHLQIAAAKWLMRHGYSTLVVSDIAFMDELVQAKRIDDEGETLAGLLWSANRVDVLIWDDIGKAKWSETKENFYYQIINERYKSQKPILFSSNEDKGTLSEKIGFAAASRLFGMCGPYLLEVEGEDFRLKGA; from the coding sequence ATGAGCAAGCACTTAGAGAACTCGAAGCAGCCAGACGAGCGTGGGGCGGGTGAGTATGAGTGTCCTCGATGCAAGGACAATGGGTACATCATCTACAAAAATGAACAAGGTTATGACGTTGCCCGTGAATGTTCGTGCCTCGAGCAGAAAAGATTAAGAGCTCGTTTTAAAAACGCTCTTATTCCAGAAGAGTTTAAAAACGCTCGTTTTGATAATTACATTCAAAAAAGCGATGTGCAGAAACGTCTGTATCATACCACAATTGAATATTTAAAAAACTTTAAAACAGGTGGTTCAAAATACAATCTTGGTTTCATTGCGGTTTTTGGAGAACAAAGGATTCGGGAGTTGCCAGGCGCTGCAAGATCGGAGGCGAAAGCGAAACACAACAGTTTTGGGTTAGGAAAAACGCACCTTCAAATTGCCGCAGCGAAGTGGCTAATGAGACACGGGTATAGCACGCTTGTTGTTTCAGACATAGCTTTTATGGACGAGCTCGTGCAGGCTAAACGTATTGACGATGAGGGTGAGACATTGGCCGGCTTGCTTTGGAGTGCCAATCGAGTGGATGTATTGATTTGGGATGATATCGGAAAAGCCAAGTGGAGCGAGACCAAAGAGAACTTCTATTACCAGATTATCAACGAGCGCTATAAAAGTCAGAAACCTATTCTGTTTAGCAGTAATGAGGACAAAGGAACGTTAAGTGAAAAGATTGGTTTTGCGGCAGCGAGTCGGTTATTCGGGATGTGCGGCCCGTATCTCCTCGAGGTTGAGGGGGAGGATTTCAGGTTAAAGGGGGCATAA
- a CDS encoding YegP family protein produces MYFVIERASNGLYYFVIKSGNHEVVATSETYYSKENAKRTIEAIKQGVNPNSRVIDNT; encoded by the coding sequence ATGTATTTTGTCATTGAAAGAGCCTCAAACGGTCTTTACTACTTCGTCATTAAATCCGGGAATCACGAAGTAGTAGCTACAAGCGAAACTTACTACTCTAAAGAGAATGCAAAAAGAACTATTGAAGCAATTAAACAAGGAGTAAACCCAAATTCTCGAGTGATTGATAACACTTAA
- a CDS encoding phage antirepressor KilAC domain-containing protein — translation MSNTPKVFNHEVFGELPVLVVGGVEWFGGVEAAKALSFSDPHKAIANHVDEEDSTVHPVLTSGGKQNKKFINESGLYSLIFGAAKQGNNPEIKEKAKQFKRWVTAEVLPTIRKTGGYVSNDEMFINTYLPFADEQTKLMFRGVLETVRRQNEQIAAMKPKADYFDALVDRNLLTNFRDTAKELEVKERYFIEWLLDNKFVYRDQKGKLKPYAQYVPELFKLKEFARNGKADVQTLITPRGKETFRLLLKKDQTA, via the coding sequence ATGAGTAATACACCAAAAGTTTTCAATCATGAAGTGTTTGGTGAGCTACCGGTTCTCGTCGTTGGAGGAGTCGAGTGGTTCGGAGGGGTAGAGGCGGCAAAGGCATTATCGTTTTCCGATCCGCACAAAGCGATTGCTAATCACGTTGACGAAGAGGACTCGACGGTCCATCCAGTCCTTACTTCGGGCGGAAAGCAAAACAAAAAATTCATTAACGAATCCGGTCTTTACAGCTTAATCTTCGGCGCAGCGAAGCAAGGAAACAACCCAGAGATCAAGGAAAAGGCAAAGCAGTTCAAGCGTTGGGTAACCGCAGAGGTGTTGCCAACCATCCGCAAAACGGGCGGCTATGTCTCAAACGATGAAATGTTCATCAATACGTATCTTCCATTTGCCGATGAGCAGACCAAGCTGATGTTTCGTGGTGTGTTGGAAACCGTGCGCCGGCAAAATGAACAGATCGCGGCGATGAAGCCGAAAGCAGACTATTTTGACGCCTTGGTTGATCGGAATCTACTCACCAACTTTAGAGATACAGCCAAAGAGCTTGAGGTGAAAGAACGGTATTTCATCGAATGGCTCCTCGATAACAAATTTGTTTACAGAGATCAAAAAGGAAAATTGAAACCATATGCGCAGTATGTGCCAGAACTATTCAAACTGAAAGAATTCGCTCGAAACGGGAAGGCCGATGTGCAAACGTTGATTACCCCACGTGGGAAAGAAACATTTCGGTTGTTGCTAAAGAAAGACCAAACAGCGTGA
- a CDS encoding LacI family DNA-binding transcriptional regulator, translating into MTVTIKDVAKRANVAPSTVSRVIADSPRISEKTKQRVREAMKELGYHPNFIARSLASQATQVIGIVMPSSADQALQNPFFPEVIRGISKAAHEKRYALQMSTGEKESDIYERVVEMLQGRRVDGVILLYSRQNDKLMKYLQKHDFPFVVIGKPHQKAEQVTHVDNDNVQAGKDAATYLIAHGHERIAFVGGNPQYLVTIDRQTGYEEALREAGLPYRPEYVIHEEFLQEGGQEAMKELLSLPEPPTGLVVADDLMALGMLKTLDEIGLHVPEDVSIVSFNNTLLAEMSRPPLTSIDIGIFQLGYEAAKSLIEKIENEAEPIKRIIIPHRLVERGSCARR; encoded by the coding sequence ATGACCGTTACAATTAAAGATGTCGCCAAGCGGGCCAATGTCGCGCCGTCGACCGTATCGCGCGTCATCGCCGACAGCCCGCGCATCAGCGAGAAAACGAAGCAGCGGGTGCGCGAGGCGATGAAAGAGCTCGGCTATCATCCGAATTTTATCGCCCGCAGCCTCGCCAGCCAAGCGACGCAAGTGATCGGCATCGTCATGCCGAGCTCGGCGGACCAAGCGCTGCAAAACCCGTTTTTCCCGGAAGTCATCCGCGGCATCAGCAAAGCCGCCCATGAAAAGCGGTACGCCTTGCAAATGTCGACCGGGGAAAAAGAGAGCGACATTTACGAGCGGGTCGTCGAGATGCTGCAAGGGCGGCGCGTCGACGGCGTCATTTTGCTTTATTCAAGGCAAAACGACAAGCTGATGAAATACTTGCAAAAGCACGATTTCCCATTCGTCGTCATCGGCAAGCCGCACCAAAAGGCGGAACAAGTGACCCACGTTGACAACGACAACGTGCAGGCGGGAAAAGACGCCGCTACCTATTTAATCGCCCATGGCCATGAACGCATCGCCTTTGTCGGCGGCAATCCGCAATATTTGGTGACCATCGACCGCCAAACCGGCTATGAAGAGGCGCTCCGTGAAGCGGGGCTGCCGTACCGGCCGGAATACGTCATCCATGAGGAGTTTTTGCAAGAAGGCGGCCAAGAGGCGATGAAAGAGCTGCTTTCTTTGCCCGAGCCGCCGACCGGGCTGGTGGTCGCCGACGATCTCATGGCGCTCGGGATGCTGAAGACGCTCGATGAAATCGGCCTGCACGTCCCCGAAGACGTGTCGATCGTCAGCTTTAACAACACCTTGCTCGCCGAAATGTCGCGCCCGCCGCTCACATCGATTGACATCGGCATTTTCCAGCTCGGCTACGAAGCGGCGAAAAGTTTAATTGAAAAAATCGAAAACGAAGCCGAACCGATCAAGCGCATTATCATCCCGCACCGGCTTGTGGAGCGGGGGTCGTGTGCAAGGCGGTGA
- a CDS encoding site-specific integrase, which translates to MASFQKYKTKDGEKWMFKMDVGIDPATGKRKTTTRRGFKTKKEAQLAAAKLYDEINNGGYVKDTNILFKDFAQEWLAIYSETAKISTIRARKHELGHLMRYFGNLKLKDVTRKMYQDMLLDLKKKGYADNTLDGIHTTGRMIFKKAMELELINSNPTEYAKVPKQKKTVEDIERGNKDMKFLEKHELALFLKTAQEHGLAMDYVVFSTLAYTGMRLGELLALQWKDINFKEHTIAITKTLYSPRNNERYYQLLPPKTQGSIRTIKVDPNIISLLKKHKAEQNEIKLQMGELYHDLGFVFARPSGFPEVPKKIELRMKRLLRIANIHKRVTPHSLRHTHTSLLIEAGVGIKEIQQRLGHTDIETTMNIYAHLTKDLEERASQKFGELMSGLIKNL; encoded by the coding sequence TTGGCTTCGTTCCAAAAGTATAAAACGAAAGACGGCGAGAAATGGATGTTTAAAATGGATGTCGGGATCGATCCTGCTACTGGGAAGCGCAAAACAACGACACGCCGAGGTTTTAAAACCAAAAAAGAAGCGCAGCTGGCTGCGGCCAAATTGTACGACGAAATAAATAACGGAGGCTACGTGAAGGACACGAATATACTATTCAAGGATTTCGCACAAGAATGGTTAGCAATATACAGCGAGACCGCAAAAATAAGCACCATTCGCGCCAGGAAACATGAACTGGGGCACTTGATGCGTTACTTCGGCAACTTGAAGCTAAAGGATGTTACACGAAAAATGTATCAAGACATGCTCTTGGATCTCAAGAAAAAAGGATATGCTGACAACACCCTAGACGGAATTCATACAACAGGGAGAATGATTTTTAAAAAAGCGATGGAATTGGAATTGATAAACTCTAATCCTACGGAATACGCCAAGGTTCCTAAGCAGAAAAAAACAGTGGAGGACATTGAAAGGGGCAATAAAGACATGAAATTTTTAGAAAAGCATGAGTTAGCCCTCTTTTTGAAAACAGCCCAAGAACACGGGCTGGCTATGGATTATGTCGTGTTTTCGACCTTGGCATACACTGGTATGCGGCTAGGCGAATTACTGGCCCTTCAGTGGAAGGATATTAACTTTAAAGAACATACCATAGCGATTACAAAAACATTGTACAGCCCTAGAAACAATGAAAGATATTATCAATTGCTGCCCCCTAAAACACAAGGATCCATTCGGACCATCAAAGTCGATCCAAATATCATTTCACTTCTAAAGAAGCACAAGGCCGAGCAAAACGAAATCAAATTACAGATGGGAGAGCTATATCACGATCTGGGGTTCGTATTTGCGCGACCAAGTGGATTCCCTGAAGTACCTAAAAAAATTGAACTCAGAATGAAACGGCTGCTGAGAATCGCAAACATTCATAAGCGTGTGACGCCTCACTCCCTTCGTCACACTCATACCAGTTTGCTTATTGAAGCAGGAGTAGGAATCAAAGAAATTCAACAGCGCCTCGGCCATACGGATATCGAAACAACCATGAACATTTATGCACATCTAACAAAAGATTTGGAAGAAAGAGCCTCACAGAAATTTGGCGAGCTCATGAGCGGTTTGATCAAAAACTTATGA
- a CDS encoding exodeoxyribonuclease X C-terminal domain-containing protein: MAELVAKQQTNSLSIIESVDIGAVQSTLAKINQFQVVVQNTLKANHDYGVIPGTQKPTLLKPGAEKIQMLLGVTSEYEVIERVQDYDKGFFAFTVRCVIYKNGMKITEGVGHCNTRERKYVNQDPYTLANTCLKMAKKRAQIDATLTLASLSEVFTQDIEDMQEFIQSEQVETMTAQDAAQIKLTFGKHKGKTLKEIYKAQPDYLEWLLKQDRADPVIKKGIELMFEAVRQQAQQKQAQQQQPEQHVAQPEPQPDNIDPFDGEVIEISDEDLPFDM; encoded by the coding sequence ATGGCCGAGCTAGTCGCAAAACAACAAACCAATTCCCTGTCGATCATCGAAAGTGTCGATATTGGCGCTGTTCAATCAACGCTTGCGAAAATCAATCAGTTCCAAGTCGTCGTTCAAAATACGTTGAAAGCAAACCATGACTATGGTGTGATTCCTGGCACTCAAAAGCCAACGCTATTAAAGCCTGGCGCAGAAAAAATTCAAATGTTGCTCGGAGTTACTAGTGAATACGAGGTCATCGAGCGCGTGCAGGACTACGACAAGGGATTTTTCGCTTTCACGGTGCGGTGCGTCATCTACAAAAATGGAATGAAGATCACAGAAGGCGTCGGTCACTGCAATACGCGGGAAAGAAAATATGTCAACCAAGACCCATACACACTTGCGAATACGTGCTTGAAAATGGCGAAGAAACGCGCACAGATTGATGCGACACTGACACTTGCCAGTTTGTCAGAAGTGTTCACGCAAGACATCGAGGATATGCAGGAGTTCATTCAGTCGGAGCAAGTCGAGACAATGACAGCACAAGATGCGGCACAAATCAAATTGACGTTCGGCAAACATAAAGGGAAAACGTTGAAGGAGATTTACAAAGCACAGCCAGACTATCTCGAATGGCTGCTTAAACAAGACCGCGCGGATCCAGTCATTAAAAAAGGCATCGAGCTGATGTTTGAGGCGGTAAGGCAGCAGGCGCAGCAAAAACAAGCACAACAGCAGCAACCAGAGCAACATGTAGCACAACCAGAACCACAGCCAGATAATATCGACCCATTCGATGGTGAAGTAATTGAGATTAGTGACGAAGATTTGCCTTTCGATATGTAA
- a CDS encoding phage protein: MQMVVQVPDIDKYVKDLVRQAYELGVEEGRKRYSYPPVLTRKDLAEIFQVQLSTVSSLTDIPGFPKLTHIRARYPRDQVFRWIEENSTYLDQVAPNRKIGRRSE; this comes from the coding sequence ATGCAAATGGTGGTGCAGGTTCCCGACATTGATAAATACGTGAAGGATCTCGTCCGCCAAGCGTATGAGTTGGGGGTGGAGGAAGGGCGAAAGAGATATAGCTACCCTCCAGTCCTCACTAGGAAAGATTTAGCAGAAATCTTCCAGGTCCAGCTTTCCACGGTAAGCAGTTTAACCGATATTCCAGGCTTTCCAAAGCTCACGCACATTCGCGCCCGGTATCCTCGCGATCAGGTGTTTCGCTGGATTGAAGAAAATTCGACCTATTTGGATCAAGTGGCGCCTAATCGAAAAATTGGGAGAAGGAGTGAATGA
- a CDS encoding AbrB/MazE/SpoVT family DNA-binding domain-containing protein, translating into MKRSSHETHTYYSTLSSKNQVTIPMKIREVLGAEPGDQVAFVYGENQEVTLKVKKKDALLSLFGTMPPRGDSRPMAWADDVISASHPLEHWGFPRCSFCFDHILTTKIISF; encoded by the coding sequence ATGAAGCGATCCTCACATGAAACACACACGTATTACTCTACACTTTCTTCAAAAAATCAAGTGACGATTCCAATGAAAATTAGAGAAGTGCTTGGGGCAGAACCGGGAGACCAAGTCGCGTTTGTTTATGGAGAAAATCAAGAGGTGACGTTAAAGGTGAAAAAGAAAGATGCGTTGCTATCTTTGTTCGGCACCATGCCGCCTAGGGGAGACAGCCGTCCGATGGCATGGGCGGATGATGTAATCAGTGCCTCCCATCCGTTGGAACACTGGGGTTTTCCCCGGTGTTCTTTTTGTTTTGACCACATTTTGACCACGAAAATCATAAGTTTTTGA
- a CDS encoding helix-turn-helix domain-containing protein, with protein MSFPQRLRMLRKAKGLTQEELGRRVNVTKVSISGYENGNRTPDMDTLKALADVLGVSVDYLLGRNNIQSDDTNLPALTEKDERDIQKELEKIINGLKTGSGFAAFGGVDIDELDEEDRELLIASLENSLRLAKRIAKQKFTPKKYNN; from the coding sequence ATGAGTTTCCCCCAAAGATTAAGGATGTTAAGAAAAGCAAAAGGTTTGACACAAGAAGAACTGGGACGGAGAGTTAATGTTACTAAGGTATCAATTTCGGGATATGAGAATGGAAATAGAACACCAGATATGGATACTTTAAAAGCTTTGGCTGATGTGCTGGGTGTAAGTGTTGACTACCTATTAGGGCGAAACAATATTCAATCTGACGACACAAATCTCCCCGCCCTCACCGAGAAAGACGAACGCGACATCCAAAAGGAGCTGGAAAAGATCATCAACGGACTCAAAACAGGAAGCGGTTTCGCTGCATTCGGCGGAGTAGACATCGACGAACTCGACGAAGAAGATCGGGAACTACTGATCGCATCTCTGGAAAACTCGCTCCGCCTTGCTAAGCGCATCGCAAAACAAAAGTTCACGCCGAAGAAATACAATAACTAG
- a CDS encoding ImmA/IrrE family metallo-endopeptidase, whose protein sequence is MANKIKQIVEKLVNKHGTNNPFEIASQKGIVLLFEPLGGTYGYHHTFRRVQIIHINSELDEPMKRFVCAHELGHAVLHPELSTSFLRRNTLFCMDKVEREANEFAVELLLSDDVLYTYRGTDATIYEAAAAYGIPKEVVHLKNFDF, encoded by the coding sequence ATGGCTAATAAGATCAAACAGATCGTAGAGAAATTAGTCAACAAGCACGGCACGAACAACCCCTTTGAGATCGCATCGCAGAAAGGCATAGTGCTGTTGTTTGAACCGCTTGGCGGGACATACGGGTATCATCATACATTTCGCCGGGTTCAGATCATTCACATCAATTCAGAGTTGGACGAGCCGATGAAACGCTTCGTTTGCGCGCACGAGCTGGGGCATGCGGTTCTGCATCCCGAACTTAGCACATCTTTTCTAAGGAGAAACACACTTTTCTGCATGGATAAAGTGGAAAGGGAGGCGAATGAGTTTGCCGTGGAATTGCTTCTGTCGGATGATGTGCTTTATACATATCGCGGTACTGATGCAACCATTTATGAGGCCGCGGCGGCGTATGGAATCCCTAAGGAGGTGGTGCATCTAAAAAATTTTGACTTCTGA
- a CDS encoding SDR family oxidoreductase → MVTKQQATLPPQHQTRQPGLQTEMNPQPVTIKDSYRGSGKLANKVAIISGGDSGIGRAVAVHFAKEGADVAILYLNEHEDAEETKRLVEQEGKRCLAIAGDIGDETFCKEAVKQTIETFGKLDIVVNNAAEQHPQPNFLNITAAQLEKTFRTNVFGYFFLTKAALPHLKNGSVIINTASITAYEGHEQLIDYSATKGAIVAFTRSLAKALVGQGIRVNGVAPGPIWTPLIPSTFQSSQVATFGANTPMKRPGQPSEVAPCYVFLASDESSYMTGQMLHVDGGKFISG, encoded by the coding sequence ATGGTCACAAAGCAACAAGCCACGCTGCCGCCGCAGCACCAGACGCGCCAGCCGGGCCTGCAAACGGAGATGAACCCGCAGCCGGTCACGATCAAAGACTCGTATCGAGGAAGCGGCAAATTGGCGAATAAAGTCGCCATCATCAGCGGCGGCGACAGCGGCATCGGCCGGGCGGTCGCGGTTCATTTCGCCAAAGAAGGAGCCGATGTCGCCATTTTGTATTTGAACGAACACGAGGACGCCGAGGAAACGAAACGGCTCGTCGAACAGGAAGGAAAACGGTGCTTGGCGATCGCCGGCGACATCGGCGATGAAACGTTTTGCAAAGAGGCGGTGAAACAAACGATCGAGACGTTCGGCAAGTTGGACATCGTCGTCAACAACGCCGCTGAACAGCACCCGCAGCCGAACTTTCTCAATATCACTGCGGCACAGCTGGAAAAAACGTTCCGCACGAACGTATTCGGCTACTTTTTCCTAACGAAAGCGGCGCTCCCGCACTTAAAAAACGGCAGCGTCATCATTAACACCGCTTCCATCACCGCCTATGAAGGTCATGAACAGCTGATTGACTATTCAGCAACAAAAGGAGCGATCGTCGCCTTTACCCGCTCGCTGGCCAAAGCGCTCGTCGGCCAAGGCATCCGCGTCAACGGCGTCGCCCCAGGCCCGATTTGGACACCGCTCATCCCGTCGACATTCCAAAGCAGCCAAGTCGCCACGTTCGGCGCCAACACCCCGATGAAACGGCCCGGCCAGCCGAGCGAAGTCGCCCCGTGCTACGTCTTTTTGGCGAGCGACGAATCATCGTACATGACCGGGCAAATGCTTCATGTCGACGGCGGCAAATTCATTAGTGGCTGA
- a CDS encoding alpha-amylase family glycosyl hydrolase — protein MGNRLMVLFILPFLLFYAMPAAAAEKEERTWQDEAIYFIMVDRFNNMDPTNDQDVNVNDPKGYFGGDLKGVTAKLDYIKEMGFTAIWLTPIFENMPGGYHGYWIKDFYRVDPHFGTLDDLKTLVKEAHRRDMKVILDFVANHVGYDHPWLQDPAKKDWFHPKKEIFDWNNQKQVENGWVYGLPDLAQENPEVKKYLIDAAKWWIKETDIDGYRLDTVRHVPKSFWQEFSKEVKAVKKDVFLLGEVWSDDPRYIADYGKYGIDGFVDYPLYGAVKQSLARRDASLRPLYDVWEYNKTFYDRPYWLGTFLDNHDTVRFTKLAIDNRNNPISRIKLAMTYLFTAPGIPIMYYGTEIAMNGGPDPDNRRLMDFRADPEIIDYLKKIGPLRQQLPSLRRGDFTLLYEKDGMAVFKRRYRDETTVIAINNTGKTQHVHLTNDQLPKNKELRGFLLDDLVRGDEDGYDLVLDRETAEVYKLRDKTGINIPFIAAIVSVYVLFLLFLYLVKKRAKRIHE, from the coding sequence ATGGGGAACCGGCTGATGGTGCTGTTCATCCTTCCGTTCCTTCTTTTTTATGCCATGCCGGCTGCGGCGGCGGAAAAAGAAGAACGGACGTGGCAAGACGAAGCGATTTATTTCATCATGGTCGACCGTTTCAACAATATGGATCCGACGAACGACCAAGACGTCAATGTCAACGACCCAAAAGGATATTTTGGCGGGGATTTAAAAGGGGTGACAGCGAAGCTCGATTACATCAAGGAAATGGGGTTTACCGCCATTTGGCTGACGCCGATTTTTGAAAACATGCCGGGCGGCTATCATGGGTATTGGATCAAAGATTTTTATCGCGTCGACCCGCATTTCGGCACGCTCGATGACTTGAAAACGCTGGTCAAAGAGGCGCACCGGCGCGACATGAAAGTCATTTTGGACTTTGTTGCCAACCATGTCGGCTACGACCATCCGTGGCTCCAGGATCCGGCGAAAAAAGACTGGTTCCACCCGAAGAAAGAGATTTTTGACTGGAACAATCAAAAGCAAGTAGAAAACGGCTGGGTGTATGGGCTTCCCGATTTGGCGCAGGAAAACCCGGAAGTGAAAAAATACCTCATTGACGCCGCCAAATGGTGGATCAAAGAGACCGACATTGACGGCTACCGGCTCGATACGGTGCGTCATGTGCCGAAATCGTTTTGGCAGGAATTTTCTAAAGAAGTGAAGGCGGTGAAAAAAGACGTTTTCCTTCTCGGTGAAGTGTGGAGCGACGATCCGCGCTATATCGCCGATTACGGGAAGTATGGCATCGACGGGTTTGTCGATTACCCGCTGTATGGCGCGGTGAAGCAGTCGCTTGCGAGGCGCGATGCCTCGCTCCGCCCGCTGTATGATGTCTGGGAATACAACAAAACGTTTTACGACCGCCCGTATTGGCTCGGGACGTTTTTGGACAACCATGATACCGTGCGGTTTACGAAGCTAGCGATTGACAACCGCAACAACCCGATTTCGCGCATCAAACTAGCCATGACGTATTTGTTCACCGCCCCGGGCATCCCGATCATGTATTATGGAACGGAAATCGCGATGAACGGCGGCCCCGATCCGGACAACCGCCGGTTGATGGACTTCCGCGCCGACCCGGAAATCATCGATTACTTGAAAAAAATCGGCCCGCTCCGTCAACAGCTGCCGTCCTTGCGGCGCGGCGATTTTACGCTCTTGTATGAAAAAGACGGCATGGCGGTGTTCAAGCGGCGCTACCGGGATGAAACCACTGTCATTGCCATCAACAATACAGGCAAAACGCAGCACGTTCATTTGACGAACGATCAGCTGCCGAAAAACAAAGAGCTGCGCGGCTTTTTATTGGACGATCTCGTCCGCGGCGATGAGGACGGCTACGATCTTGTATTGGACCGCGAAACGGCGGAGGTGTACAAACTGCGGGACAAAACGGGGATCAACATCCCGTTTATCGCCGCCATCGTATCGGTTTACGTGCTGTTTCTTTTGTTTTTATATTTGGTGAAAAAACGGGCAAAACGGATCCATGAATAA